The following are from one region of the Bradyrhizobium sediminis genome:
- a CDS encoding NAD(P)/FAD-dependent oxidoreductase: MSEPLVIVGNGMAAARLVDELAKAALGRYAIAVIGDEPRLAYNRVLLSSVLAGEIASHDIELRPASWWRNRGVTLQYGCVATGIDVGRRELKIAGDESIAFSKLVLATGSTPLRLNVPGAALAGVHTFRDSRDVDLLLTLAARRKRVVVVGGGLLGLEAAYGLAKAGAPVTLVHLMDRLMERQLDAPAAELLKSLVERKGIEILLNASTARIHGETQVEGVELADGRRIDADAVIFAAGIRPNVALAKDAGISVNRGVVVDDHLQTGAADVFAIGECAEHRGICYGLVEPAYEQARVLAQHLAGRAASYHGSVVATNLKVSGVSVFSAGDFMGADGSEAIVLKDLRRGTYKKLVISAGRLTGAVLVGDVGDALWYLELIRDRKPIAGIRADMMFGRSLALASEAA; the protein is encoded by the coding sequence GTGAGCGAACCGCTGGTCATCGTCGGCAATGGAATGGCCGCCGCGCGTCTGGTCGACGAACTGGCGAAGGCCGCACTCGGACGTTACGCCATTGCCGTGATCGGCGACGAGCCGCGGCTCGCCTATAACCGCGTGCTGCTGTCGTCGGTGCTCGCGGGCGAGATCGCCTCACACGACATCGAGCTCCGGCCGGCTTCGTGGTGGCGCAACCGCGGCGTCACCCTGCAATATGGCTGCGTCGCCACCGGGATCGACGTCGGCCGCCGCGAACTCAAGATCGCGGGCGACGAGAGTATCGCGTTTTCGAAGCTGGTGCTCGCCACCGGCTCGACGCCGCTGCGGCTCAACGTGCCCGGCGCCGCACTCGCCGGCGTCCATACCTTTCGCGACAGCCGCGACGTCGATCTGTTGCTGACGCTGGCGGCCCGCAGGAAACGCGTCGTCGTGGTCGGCGGCGGATTGCTCGGACTCGAGGCGGCCTACGGCCTCGCCAAGGCCGGCGCCCCGGTGACCCTGGTTCATCTGATGGATCGGCTGATGGAGCGCCAGCTCGATGCGCCGGCGGCGGAATTATTGAAGTCGCTGGTCGAGCGCAAAGGCATCGAGATCCTGCTCAATGCCAGTACCGCGCGTATCCACGGCGAGACCCAGGTCGAGGGCGTCGAACTGGCGGACGGCCGCCGGATCGATGCCGACGCGGTGATCTTCGCGGCCGGTATCCGGCCGAACGTTGCGCTGGCGAAGGACGCCGGCATATCGGTCAATCGCGGCGTCGTCGTCGACGATCATCTGCAGACCGGCGCGGCGGATGTGTTCGCGATCGGCGAATGCGCCGAGCATCGTGGCATTTGCTATGGCCTGGTCGAGCCGGCCTACGAGCAGGCCCGCGTGCTGGCGCAGCATCTTGCGGGCCGGGCGGCCAGCTATCACGGCAGCGTGGTGGCTACCAACCTCAAGGTCTCCGGCGTCAGCGTGTTCTCGGCCGGCGATTTCATGGGCGCCGACGGCAGCGAAGCCATCGTGCTCAAGGACCTCAGGCGCGGCACCTACAAGAAGCTGGTGATCTCGGCGGGCCGGCTCACCGGCGCGGTGCTGGTCGGCGACGTCGGAGATGCGCTCTGGTATCTCGAACTGATCCGGGACCGCAAACCCATCGCGGGCATCCGTGCCGACATGATGTTCGGGCGCTCGCTGGCGCTTGCCTCGGAGGCGGCGTGA
- a CDS encoding CmpA/NrtA family ABC transporter substrate-binding protein, with protein MTKRIDQTSRNGLSRRQILKATAGSAALLAAARLNFPAGAFAQGAGPEVKGAKLGFIALSDAGPLFVAKDKGYFAKHGMPDVEVQKQASWGTTRDNLVLGSEGNGIDGAHILTPMPYLISAGKVTQNNQPTPMYILARLNLDAQCISVSKEYADLKVGIDVKSFKEALEKKKAAGKSIKAAMTFPGGTHDLWLRYWLAAGGIDPDKDIETITVPPPQMVANMKVGTMDCFCVGEPWPGQLVHQGIGYTAVNTGEIWSKHPEKSFAMRAAWVDKNPKAAQAITMAVQEAQQWADKAENKEELATIMGKRQWINCPVEDILDRAKGKFDYGTGKVVENSPHIMKYWRDFASYPFQSHDLWFMTEDIRWGKFEPGFDSRALIAKVNREDIWRDAAKALGVAASDIPASKSRGKETFFDGKVFDPENPAAYLKSLSIKRADV; from the coding sequence ATGACGAAGCGCATTGACCAGACCTCCCGCAACGGCCTCAGCCGCCGTCAGATCCTCAAGGCCACCGCTGGATCGGCAGCGCTGCTCGCCGCCGCCAGGCTGAATTTCCCCGCCGGCGCCTTCGCGCAAGGTGCGGGTCCGGAAGTGAAGGGCGCCAAGCTCGGCTTCATCGCGCTCAGCGATGCCGGTCCGCTGTTCGTCGCCAAGGACAAGGGCTACTTCGCCAAACACGGCATGCCCGATGTCGAAGTGCAGAAGCAGGCCTCCTGGGGCACGACGCGCGACAACCTCGTGCTCGGCTCGGAAGGCAACGGCATCGACGGCGCGCATATCCTGACCCCGATGCCGTACCTGATTTCCGCCGGCAAGGTGACGCAGAACAATCAGCCGACGCCGATGTACATCCTGGCGCGGCTCAATCTCGATGCGCAGTGCATTTCGGTCTCCAAGGAATATGCCGACCTCAAGGTTGGCATCGACGTCAAGTCGTTCAAGGAAGCGCTGGAGAAGAAGAAAGCCGCCGGCAAGTCGATCAAGGCGGCGATGACATTCCCGGGCGGCACCCACGATCTGTGGCTGCGCTACTGGCTCGCCGCCGGCGGCATCGACCCCGACAAGGACATTGAAACCATTACGGTCCCGCCGCCGCAGATGGTCGCCAACATGAAGGTCGGCACCATGGACTGCTTCTGCGTCGGCGAGCCATGGCCAGGCCAGCTCGTGCATCAGGGCATCGGCTACACCGCGGTCAACACCGGCGAAATCTGGAGCAAGCACCCGGAGAAATCCTTCGCCATGCGCGCCGCCTGGGTCGACAAGAATCCGAAGGCTGCGCAGGCCATCACCATGGCGGTCCAGGAAGCCCAGCAGTGGGCCGACAAGGCCGAGAACAAGGAAGAACTCGCGACCATCATGGGCAAGCGGCAGTGGATCAACTGCCCGGTCGAGGACATTCTCGATCGCGCCAAGGGCAAGTTCGACTACGGCACCGGCAAGGTGGTCGAGAACAGCCCGCACATCATGAAGTACTGGCGCGACTTCGCCTCCTATCCATTCCAGAGCCACGACCTCTGGTTCATGACCGAGGATATCCGCTGGGGCAAATTCGAACCCGGGTTCGATTCCAGGGCGCTGATCGCCAAGGTCAACCGCGAGGATATCTGGCGCGATGCCGCCAAGGCGCTCGGCGTTGCCGCCTCCGATATCCCGGCCTCGAAGTCCCGCGGCAAGGAAACCTTCTTCGACGGCAAGGTGTTCGATCCGGAGAATCCGGCGGCCTACCTGAAGTCGCTGTCCATCAAGCGTGCTGACGTCTGA
- a CDS encoding globin family protein, translated as MNSTQIRLVQESFAKVVPISEQAAVLFYDRLFEIAPAVKAMFPADMTEQRKKLMMMLAAVVNGLGNLQSILPAASALAKCHVGYGARAEHYPVVGAALLWTLEKGLGAAWTPEVADAWTAAYGTLSGYMISEAYGSAQAAE; from the coding sequence ATGAATTCGACGCAAATCAGGCTGGTCCAGGAGAGTTTCGCCAAGGTAGTCCCGATATCGGAGCAGGCGGCGGTGTTGTTCTACGACCGCCTGTTCGAGATCGCGCCGGCAGTGAAGGCGATGTTTCCCGCCGATATGACCGAGCAGCGCAAGAAGCTGATGATGATGCTGGCCGCCGTCGTGAACGGCCTCGGCAATCTGCAGTCGATCTTGCCGGCCGCGAGCGCTCTCGCCAAATGCCATGTCGGCTACGGCGCCAGGGCGGAGCACTATCCCGTGGTCGGCGCCGCCCTGCTGTGGACGCTGGAAAAGGGACTCGGCGCCGCGTGGACGCCTGAAGTCGCCGATGCATGGACCGCGGCCTACGGGACGCTGTCCGGTTACATGATCTCGGAAGCCTACGGCAGCGCCCAAGCCGCCGAGTAA
- the ntrB gene encoding nitrate ABC transporter permease, whose protein sequence is MNMHAMKTEPDAAAIPVTAAPVAAAPVVAMTPKQPPRAEKYIKMAKETAVRVVPPLIVLALGMLFWELVCRRAGSTLPPPSRVFKETKELIFDPFFDRGGIDKGLFWHLSASLQRVALGYSLAAVAGIALGTLVGQSVWAMRGLDPIFQVLRTIPPLAWLPLSLAAFRDGQPSAIFVIFITSIWPIIINTAVGIRNIPQDYRNVAAVVQLNPLEFFWKIMIPAAAPYIFTGLRIGIGLSWLAIVAAEMLIGGVGIGFFIWDAWNSSHISEIVLALFYVGIIGFVLDRMIAGLAKIVTRGTALN, encoded by the coding sequence ATGAATATGCATGCCATGAAAACCGAACCCGATGCCGCGGCAATTCCGGTTACCGCGGCGCCGGTCGCCGCGGCGCCGGTCGTCGCGATGACGCCGAAGCAGCCGCCGCGCGCCGAGAAATACATCAAGATGGCGAAGGAGACCGCGGTGCGCGTGGTGCCGCCGTTGATTGTGCTGGCGCTCGGAATGCTGTTCTGGGAACTGGTCTGCCGGCGCGCCGGCTCGACCCTGCCGCCGCCGTCGCGGGTGTTCAAGGAAACCAAGGAACTGATCTTCGATCCGTTCTTCGATCGCGGCGGCATCGACAAGGGACTGTTCTGGCATCTCTCCGCCAGCCTGCAGCGCGTCGCGCTCGGCTATTCGCTGGCGGCGGTCGCCGGCATCGCGCTCGGCACGCTGGTCGGACAATCAGTCTGGGCGATGCGCGGGCTCGACCCGATCTTCCAGGTGCTTCGCACCATTCCGCCGCTGGCCTGGCTGCCGCTGTCGCTGGCGGCATTCCGCGACGGCCAGCCCTCGGCGATCTTCGTGATCTTCATCACCTCGATCTGGCCGATCATCATCAACACCGCGGTCGGCATCCGCAACATCCCGCAGGACTACCGCAACGTCGCAGCCGTGGTTCAGCTCAACCCGCTGGAGTTCTTCTGGAAGATCATGATCCCGGCGGCGGCGCCCTACATCTTCACCGGCCTGCGCATCGGCATCGGCCTGTCCTGGCTCGCCATCGTGGCGGCGGAGATGCTGATCGGCGGCGTCGGTATCGGCTTCTTCATCTGGGATGCGTGGAATTCCTCGCACATCAGCGAAATCGTCCTGGCGCTGTTCTACGTCGGCATCATCGGCTTCGTGCTCGACCGCATGATCGCGGGACTGGCGAAGATCGTGACCCGCGGCACCGCGCTGAACTGA
- a CDS encoding ABC transporter ATP-binding protein: MTYLKLDHIDKVFTRGNSSTEVLKDISLTIDKGEYVSIIGHSGCGKSTLLNIVAGLTSATMGGVLLENREVNSPGPDRAVVFQNHSLLPWLTVYENVRLGVDKVFASSKTREERDAWTMHNLNLVQMTHARDKRPAEISGGMKQRVGIARALAMEPKVLLLDEPFGALDALTRAHLQDSVMALHQKLGNTILMITHDVDEAVLLSDRIVMMTNGPSARIGEVLEVPLARPRKRLELATNAGYLKCRQRVLEFLYERHRFVEAA; encoded by the coding sequence ATGACCTATCTGAAGCTCGATCACATCGACAAGGTCTTCACCCGCGGCAACTCCTCGACCGAGGTGCTGAAGGACATCAGCCTGACGATCGACAAGGGCGAATACGTCTCGATCATCGGACATTCCGGCTGCGGCAAGTCGACCCTGCTCAACATCGTGGCAGGCCTGACCTCGGCCACGATGGGCGGCGTGCTCTTGGAAAACCGCGAGGTCAACTCGCCGGGTCCGGATCGCGCGGTGGTGTTCCAGAACCACAGCCTGCTGCCCTGGCTCACGGTCTATGAAAACGTGAGGCTCGGCGTCGACAAGGTGTTCGCATCGAGCAAGACCCGCGAGGAGCGCGACGCCTGGACCATGCACAATCTCAACCTGGTGCAGATGACGCACGCCAGGGACAAGCGGCCTGCGGAAATTTCCGGCGGCATGAAGCAGCGCGTCGGCATCGCGCGGGCGCTGGCGATGGAGCCGAAGGTGCTGCTGCTCGACGAGCCGTTCGGCGCGCTCGACGCGCTGACCCGCGCGCATCTGCAGGATTCGGTGATGGCGCTGCACCAGAAGCTCGGCAACACCATCCTGATGATCACGCACGATGTCGACGAGGCGGTGCTGCTGTCGGACCGCATCGTGATGATGACCAACGGGCCGAGCGCGCGGATCGGCGAGGTGCTCGAGGTGCCGCTGGCGCGGCCGCGCAAGCGGCTCGAGCTCGCCACCAATGCCGGCTACCTGAAATGCCGGCAGCGCGTGCTTGAATTCCTCTACGAGCGGCATCGGTTTGTCGAGGCGGCGTAA